A stretch of the Acyrthosiphon pisum isolate AL4f chromosome A2, pea_aphid_22Mar2018_4r6ur, whole genome shotgun sequence genome encodes the following:
- the LOC100160507 gene encoding lamin Dm0: MSQRASRKGGAARNTPQPEESTASTTNSEKSRRTATLSPTRFSRIQEKHELQNLNNRLAAYIDRVKYLETENSKLTQELHSSEEVTSREVSNVKVLFESELEDLRNALDREAKLKSRLELESRRKTLEVEELKTKLDNATKELKETSPYVARFNELNSKFGQTLIDNKNLKDANKKLTKELTLEKKTVKDNQKILEEEILQRVTIENKLQSMMENFKFKEEVHKQQLNDTRTSRRTEVITEVDGRLVKEYEDKLQSELQMLRQQAEEDVKRNKKEISDLFDSKFQNLENELQRKKKALEAAQEDINIANSRITELTQQINDLLSSNNDYLRKITDIERSRELQRTKYISEIQGLDQQLTAMQDDMSQKVQEYQDLMDIKVALDMEISAYRKLLESEERRLSITPNTSVVGSPRGKKRKLFQRDETEYEFSNIITASSTSDIEICEVCPDGQFVKLYNKGSKEFALSGYELVRTTAEQNVSTVYKFHRSVKLGAGNWLTVWSSTASNQIHEPSAGSIVMNIQAWVVGDLMATILLNPEGLEVATHELKKGQVSHSRANEGYGDYETELFHQPGDPQSTDKCVIM; the protein is encoded by the exons ATGTCGCAGAGGGCATCGAGAAAAGGCGGCGCGGCCAGGAATACTCCGCAACCGGAGGAATCCACAGCCAGTACGACCAACAGCGAGAAGAGCAGGAGGACGGCAACATTGAGCCCCACCAGGTTCAGTCGTATTCAGGAAAAACACGAGCTACAGAATTTGAATAACCGTTTGGCCGCTTACATTGACCGCGTCAAGTACTTGGAAACCGAGAACTCTAAATTGACCCAAGAGCTCCATTCTTCGGAAGAGGTGACATCCCGGGAGGTGTCCAACGTCAAGGTATTATTTGAGTCTGAGCTTGAAGATCTAAGAAATGCATTGGACCGTGAAGCTAAACTAAAGAGCCGCCTTGAGTTAGAGTCTAGGCGTAAAACTTTAGAAGTCGAAGAGCTCAAAACAAA gCTCGATAATGCTACAAAAGAATTGAAAGAAACTTCACCATATGTAGCTcgatttaatgaattaaattctaaatttggTCAAACTTTAATCgacaataagaatttaaaagaCGCTAATAAG AAATTGACCAAAGAATTAACATTAGAAAAGAAAACTGTTAAggataatcaaaaaatattagaagAAGAAATTTTACAAAGAGTTacaattgaaaacaaattacaaagcatgatggaaaatttcaaatttaaagaaGAG gtTCATAAACAACAGCTCAATGATACAAGAACTAGCCGCCGTACCGAAGTTATTACTGAAGTTGATGGACGTTTAGTTAAAGAATACGAAGATAAATTACAATCTGAATTACAAATGTTACGACAACAAGCTGAAGAAGATGTCAAACGaaacaaaaaagaaatttcTGATTTGTTTGATAGCAAg tttcaaaatttggaaaatgaatTGCAACGCAAAAAAAAAGCTCTGGAAGCAGCTCAAGAAGATATCAATATAGCCAATTCGCGTATTACTGAATTAACGCaacaaataaatgatttattgtcttcaaataatgattatttg aGGAAAATTACCGATATTGAACGATCTAGAGAACTTCAAAGAACTAAATATATATCTGAAATTCAAGGACTTGATCAACAATTAACAGCTATGCAAGATGATATGTCCCAGAAAGTACAAGAATATCAAGACTTAATGGATATAAAAGTGGCACTTGATATGGAAATTAGTGCTTATCGAAAATTATTAGAGAGTGAAGAAAGGAGGTTGAGTATTACTCCAAATACTTCTGTGGTTGGCAGCCCCAGaggcaaaaaaagaaaattgtttcaaCGTGACGAAACAGAGTatgaattttctaatattatcacTGCTTCATCAACTAGTGATATTGAAATTTGTGAAGTGTGTCCAGATGGACagtttgtaaaattatacaacaaaGGATCAAAG gAATTTGCATTGAGTGGATATGAATTAGTACGCACTACTGCTGAGCAAAATGTTTCTACTGTATACAAGTTTCATCGTTCGGTAAAACTAGGAGCTGGTAATTGGTTAACTGTATGGTCTTCGACTGCCAGTAATCAAATACACGAACCTAGTGCTGGATCAATTGTCATGAACATTCAAGCTTGGGTTGTTGGTGATCTTATGGCTACAATACTTTTAAATCCTGAAGGACTA GAAGTAGCTACTCATGAACTTAAAAAAGGACAAGTTTCCCATTCACGAGCTAATGAAGGATATGGTGATTATGAAACAGAATTGTTCCATCAACCA ggtGATCCTCAATCTACCGACAAATGTGTTATCATGTGA
- the LOC103308815 gene encoding DDB1- and CUL4-associated factor 12-like: MFYDIRAAKYLESSINSSRAVVLKTSRGYVYPDEDFMVDQGFQQVEYTPAIYTHCYDYSGTRLFSAGGPLPANLCGNYAGLWQ; encoded by the exons ATGTTCTATGATATACGGGCTGCAAAGTATTTGGAATCTAGTATTAACTCCAGTAGAGCAGTTGTGTTAAAAACAAGTAGAGGTTATGTT tatcCTGATGAAGATTTCATGGTGGATCAAGGATTTCAACAAGTCGAATATACACCGGCAATTTATACACATTGCTACGATTATTCAGGAACCAGATTATTTTCTGCTGGTGGACCGTTACCAGCTAATTTATGTGGAAATTATGCAGGCTtatggcaataa
- the LOC107883228 gene encoding uncharacterized protein LOC107883228, translating to MEADSIAEGFKRSMELHGLKYNKLIGDGDSSVTKRLSEIMPYGPKFHIKKIECRNHLLRNYVTKLSLVTKNIKYPYLNLRKHIQSNIMRFRTAIVKSIEYRSKLINQSDDDKRLGLRKDILNSVHHILGSHVRCEKYFCNGPKLNEHNFTDDAEKSKVIDEITQLANRLVTHADSLLMNVDNNVCEQFNNIINKHLSGKPMEMF from the exons ATGGAAGCAGATTCAATTGCAGAAGGTTTTAAACGAAGTATGGAATTACATGGattgaaatacaataaactaatag GTGATGGTGATTCTAGTGTGACAAAAAGGCTCTCTGAAATTATGCCTTATGGTcctaaatttcatattaaaaaaatagaatgccGTAATCATTTGTTACGAAATTACGTAACAAAATTATCATTAGTAACCAAAAACATCAAATATCCTTACCTGAATTTAAGAAAACATATCCAAAGTAATATAATGAGATTCAGAACTGCAATTGTTAAATCAATTGAATATCGTAGCAAATTAATCAACCAATCTGACGATGATAAACGTTTAG GTTTGCGTAAGGATATTTTGAACAGTGTTCACCATATTTTGGGTTCCCATGTTCGATGTGAAAAGTATTTCTGCAATGGGCCCAAATTAAACGAGCACAACTTTACTGATGACGCAGAAAAATCTAAAGTTATTGACGAAATTACGCAGTTAGCTAATCGATTAGTAACTCATGCCGACAGTTTATTAATGAATGTGGATAACAATGTTTGTgagcaatttaataatataataaacaagcaTTTATCTGGTAAACCAAtggaaatgttttga
- the LOC100162492 gene encoding ARL14 effector protein-like, with protein sequence MDNSKKDEKELTMENPDDGDCDCDDDDCVGCFWPCETCTSNKCGHQCRINRGWKKYEVWERQGRSKK encoded by the exons ATGGATAA ttctaAAAAAGATGAAAAAGAATTAACAATGGAAAATCCCGACGATGGCGATTGTGATTGCGATGATGATGATTGTGTGGGTTGCTTTTGGCCATGTGAAACGTGCACGTCAAACAAATGTGGACACCAATGCCG tATCAATCGTGGGTGGAAGAAGTATGAAGTATGGGAAAGACAAGGaagaagtaaaaaataa
- the LOC100168783 gene encoding neutral alpha-glucosidase AB, translated as MSSFLHVILFLVCIIGSTVYSVDRGNFKTCEQSNFCKRCRSMNKNQKTAFELVPDSVILTDKYFEALISNTNYDDVSLRMRLDGLKDSTLRLRINKDGNQMYNRFQPVHALVSEPITESMIMARNASTVELELSKIIKVYITIAPFKLDVYVNEELTIGVNHDNLMQFEHYRPKPESIADNEIGSWEEYFKEHQDSKPRGPSAVSMDFKLYSSTSLYGLPEHADSLALKGTTGNDPYRFYNLDVFEYELYNGMGLYGAVPFLIGHGKKNSVGVFWLNAAETWVDIAGVKGNTEHTSVVESLVNLVSGSSTEKDIPRAHFISECGIIDFFIMLGPKPLDVTRQYSSLTGTTPLPPLFSLAYHQCRWNYNDQKDVHDVETNFDVNDIPMDVMWLDIEYTDSKKYFTWDPVKFSEPLEMVNNLTSRGRKLVTIIDPHIKRDSNYFLHNDAINNDLYVKNKDGDVYEGWCWPGSSSYLDFMNPKVQDYYASRYSIDNFVGPTEDIFIWNDMNEPSVFNGPEVTMPKDCIHHGGYEHRDIHNIYGLLQVMSTYDGLLKRSNGKKRPFILTRSHFAGTQRFAAVWTGDNMADWSHLKISLPMCLSLAISGISFCGADVGGFFNNPDKELLIRWYQTGAFLPFFRSHAHIDTKRREPWLFDEQTTFLIRDAIRTRYTLLPLWYSLFKNHELTGAPVIRPLFFEFPHEEQLNNIDNEFMVGDILLVCPVLDQNVQELTCYFPGHEEIWYDRDTYQPIKTNGLMKIQAPINKVPVYQRGGTIVPTKQRVRRSSVLMKDDPYTLIVAIDLKAIAKGSLYIDDEESFEYRDGHFIYVEYEYINNQLISKCLHCKDFSTKSWVEKVMIVGIPNVFTKASIQVNGGSLSELSVLYNTHNQVLTVRKPAVGIAQNWTITLL; from the coding sequence atgagtAGTTTCCTACACGTAATACTTTTTTTGGTATGTATTATTGGTTCAACCGTATATTCGGTTGACCGTGGTAATTTTAAGACATGCGAACAAAGTAACTTTTGTAAGCGTTGTCGCTCCAtgaacaaaaaccaaaaaaccgCGTTTGAACTAGTACCAGACAGTGTTATATTGACGGATAAATACTTCGAAGCATTGATATCAAATACAAACTATGATGATGTTTCATTACGAATGCGGCTGGATGGTCTCAAGGATAGTACACTTCGTCTTCGTATCAACAAAGATGGAAATCAAATGTATAACAGGTTTCAACCAGTGCATGCTCTCGTATCTGAACCAATTACAGAGTCAATGATTATGGCTCGAAATGCATCAACAGTTGAATTAGaattgagtaaaattattaaggTGTATATCACAATAGCCCCATTTAAATTGGATGTTTATGTTAACGAAGAGTTGACCATAGGGGTGAACCATGATAATCTAATGCAATTTGAACACTATAGGCCTAAACCAGAATCTATTGCAGACAATGAAATAGGGTCTTGGGAAGAATATTTTAAGGAACATCAGGATTCTAAACCACGTGGACCTTCTGCAGTTTCAATGGACTTCAAATTATATTCGTCTACTTCTCTATACGGACTGCCAGAACATGCGGACAGTTTAGCTCTCAAAGGTACCACTGGGAATGATCCGtatcgattttataatttggaTGTTTTTGAATATGAATTGTACAACGGAATGGGATTATACGGAGCCGTTCCATTTTTAATAggacatggaaaaaaaaacagtgttggGGTGTTTTGGTTGAATGCTGCTGAAACATGGGTAGATATTGCAGGTGTAAAAGGAAACACAGAGCACACATCAGTTGTGGAGTCATTAGTTAATTTAGTTTCAGGATCGTCTACTGAAAAAGACATTCCCAGAGCTCATTTTATTTCTGAATGTGGTATCATTGATTTTTTCATTATGTTGGGTCCTAAACCTCTAGATGTAACCAGACAATATTCTTCACTAACAGGAACTACTCCATTACCTCCACTATTTTCTTTGGCTTACCATCAGTGTCGATGGAATTACAATGACCAAAAAGATGTCCACGATGTAGAAACAAATTTTGATGTCAACGACATACCTATGGATGTCATGTGGTTAGATATTGAGTATACggatagtaaaaaatattttacctgggATCCAGTTAAATTCTCTGAACCTTTAGAAAtggttaataatttaactagcAGAGGAAGAAAGTTGGTGACTATTATTGATCCACACATCAAACGCGATTCCAACTACTTTCTTCACAACGATGCAatcaataatgatttatatgtGAAGAATAAAGATGGTGACGTGTACGAAGGTTGGTGTTGGCCAGGATCTTCTAGTTATTTGGATTTCATGAACCCTAAAGTACAAGATTATTATGCTTCTCGTTATTCTATTGATAATTTTGTCGGTCCTACAGAGGACATTTTTATATGGAATGATATGAATGAACCTTCTGTTTTCAATGGACCAGAAGTAACAATGCCAAAGGATTGTATTCATCATGGTGGTTATGAACACAGAgatatacataacatttatgGACTGTTGCAAGTCATGAGCACATATGATGGTCTACTGAAACGATCAAATGGCAAAAAACGGCCATTTATTTTGACCCGATCTCATTTTGCTGGTACACAACGTTTTGCTGCTGTGTGGACTGGTGATAATATGGCTGACTGgagtcatttaaaaatatctttaccaATGTGTCTCTCATTGGCGATTTCGGGTATATCATTTTGTGGTGCAGATGTGGGCGGATTCTTCAATAACCCTGATAAAGAATTACTTATCCGATGGTACCAAACTGGTGCCTTTTTGCCTTTTTTCAGAAGTCATGCTCACATAGATACAAAACGTCGAGAACCGTGGTTATTTGATGAACAAACTACATTTTTGATCCGTGATGCCATCAGAACAAGATATACATTGTTACCGCTGTGGTACTCATTGTTTAAAAACCATGAATTAACCGGAGCACCTGTTATACGtccattattttttgagtttccTCATGAAGAACAACTGAACAACATCGACAATGAATTTATGGTTGGTGATATCTTGTTAGTGTGTCCTGTATTAGATCAAAATGTACAAGAGTTGACTTGTTATTTCCCTGGTCACGAGGAAATTTGGTATGATCGAGATACTTACCAACCAATCAAAACTAACGGGCTGATGAAAATACAAGCGCCAATCAACAAGGTGCCTGTATATCAACGCGGTGGTACAATAGTTCCTACTAAGCAACGTGTTCGCCGATCATCTGTCTTAATGAAGGACGACCCGTACACTTTAATTGTAGCAATTGACCTGAAAGCTATAGCTAAGGGATCATTGTATATTGATGATGAGGAAAGTTTTGAATACCGGGATGGGCACTTTATCTACGTTGAATATGAATACATCAACAACCAATTGATCTCAAAATGTTTACACTGTAAAGATTTCAGTACTAAATCATGGGTGGAAAAAGTCATGATTGTTGGTATTCCCAATGTATTTACCAAAGCCAGTATACAGGTCAATGGTGGTAGTTTGTCTGAATTATCCGTTTTATACAATACTCATAATCAAGTATTAACAGTGCGGAAACCTGCTGTCGGAATAGCTCAAAATTGGACGATTACTCTACTTTAA
- the LOC100166708 gene encoding uncharacterized protein C7orf26 homolog, whose translation MDYNEVKVNLRKFGFPLSTVNALNQIQTIINGETSRKQHLNEDLAMDLISEFIFCETNEEGKSTKPMSRIRYLELLVMICEYFNKTKIKPDNDNCCGDTALNAIFMTLFPQFGAPPQRTNMLVSLVSLAISTYSNLILQSAGVQMQQLGCSSKYSSQLADGLVKKFFTFISSNSSSLHLLPQNAPLFTANLMTSLSELYFNTKTPDTNMIIKEPPRVVLETVVQWINSDPCLCFTAHYTDLQRALPSGAIPMAATLPFLGLFRWCFFAPLCVKNNNDLELYSELHCALIESVMQGWKVYSEQNPRVSRPYTLSVHSVVPQQLKDLIEETIKLNDPVTMHAVEIVVERLTQSIHAAIISDTIFGNKQDLVNQLESLPENDVLKTLIKRIQV comes from the exons atgGATTATAACGAAGTCAAAGTTAATCTAAGGAAATTTGGTTTTCCTCTTTCTACTGTAAATGCATTAAATCAAATAC agacTATTATTAATGGTGAGACATCTcgaaaacaacatttaaatgaAGATCTTGCAATGGATTTGATATCAgagtttatattttgtgaaacaAATGAAGAAGGAAAATCTACTAAG CCAATGTCTCGAATTAGGTACTTAGAGCTGCTAGTAATGATTTGTGAATACTTCAATAAGACAAAAATTAAACCAGATAATGATAATTGTTGTGGAGATACTGCTCTCAATGCTATATTTATGACTTTGTTCCCCCAATTTGGTGCACCTCCTCAGCGAACAAATATGTTAGTGAGCTTAGTATCATTGGCTATATCAACTTACTCTAATCTCATACTCCAATCTGCTGGTGTACAAATGCAACAATTGGGTTGTTCATCTAAGTACAGCTCTCAATTGGCTGATGGActagtaaaaaagttttttacttttataagttCGAACAGCTCATCATTACATTTATTACCACAAAATGCTCCATTATTCACTGCCAATTTAATGACGTCATTATCAGAACTTTATTTTAacacaa aaacTCCTGACACAAATATGATTATCAAAGAGCCGCCTCGTGTTGTATTAGAAACTGTTGTACAATGGATCAATTCTGATCCTTGTTTATGTTTCACTGCACATTACACAGATTTACAACGAGCATTGCCCAGTGGTGCAATTCCAATGGCAGCCACATTGCCTTTCCTAGGCTTATTCAGATGGTGTTTCTTTGCTCCACtttgtgtgaaaaataataatgacttagAACTGTACTCTGAACTCCATTGTGCATTGATTGAAAGTGTTATGCAAGGTTGGAAAGTATATTCAGAACAAAACCCAAGAGTCAGCCGTCCTTATACTTTAAGTGTACATTCAGTGGTACCTCAACAACTAAAAGATCTTATTGAAGAGACCATtaa attAAACGATCCAGTTACAATGCATGCTGTTGAAATAGTGGTTGAAAGATTAACTCAGAGCATACATGCTGCTATAATATCTGATactatttttggaaataaac AGGATTTGGTTAATCAATTAGAATCACTTCCGGAGAATGATGTTCTAAAAacacttattaaacgtattcaagtataa